In Oligoflexia bacterium, a single genomic region encodes these proteins:
- a CDS encoding EVE domain-containing protein, with protein MNYWLMKTEPDAFSLEDLKKSPQQTTLWDGVRNYQARNFMRDQMKLGDKVFFYHSQEKPPSIVAIAKVVKEAYPDPSQFNEKSKYYDSKADPNKPRWFCVDIQLEQELKQAIGLDELKKHSELADMPLLQKGQRLSVQPVSSAHWKFILQLIT; from the coding sequence ATGAATTATTGGTTAATGAAAACTGAGCCCGATGCTTTTTCTCTAGAAGATCTTAAAAAATCCCCACAACAAACAACTTTATGGGATGGGGTTAGAAATTACCAAGCCCGCAATTTTATGCGTGATCAAATGAAGCTTGGTGACAAGGTGTTCTTCTACCATTCACAGGAAAAGCCACCCAGTATTGTTGCCATTGCCAAAGTAGTAAAAGAAGCTTATCCAGATCCAAGCCAATTTAATGAAAAAAGCAAGTACTATGACAGCAAAGCTGATCCCAATAAACCAAGGTGGTTTTGTGTGGACATTCAATTAGAGCAAGAGCTTAAGCAAGCCATTGGTTTGGATGAACTTAAAAAACACTCAGAACTTGCAGATATGCCTTTATTACAAAAAGGCCAACGCTTATCGGTTCAACCCGTAAGCTCAGCCCATTGGAAGTTTATTCTTCAATTAATAACATAA
- a CDS encoding delta-60 repeat domain-containing protein, producing MQQEKKITFQLLSSLMSSLLMGTLLLTSCGGKINAALNGEESVVHRSYHFNNIVRHVSVRNDDKIIVAGNFTEYGPLEVGRFLRLNADGSLDESCLYSKFDNTVMDVTLLPDQSMIVVGLFMSYGNQPAKRIAKLNADCTLDTSFHNTPNTDHYFIKVALQGSKILVGGRFSTYDGHTQGGLVRLNSNGIVDASFNSGNVGFDGGVMAIKVKDDQSILVGHGGTHYNNVALSNLTKLNPNGGLDAAFFNGDQAGQATDRSSLINPVIAIEEIPCASESPIGFEQEGSCKNIVAAGAVSWYEDNTYTYNQTLMDGIGSVKNDGSLNTAFKRSHDGSIYALYDLLYDNDEQSLWIAGGMELYGVQVDGIAKMDIHGNLDQDFFSYSNLGFHSPGQDFDSSGNPSDFPETTDGPMIVYSLDQQSNGKVLVGGMFTHFNNQKVNYFTRLNTDGSLDQSFGL from the coding sequence ATGCAACAAGAAAAAAAAATAACCTTTCAATTGCTTTCTAGCTTAATGAGCTCACTATTGATGGGAACATTGCTCCTAACATCTTGTGGTGGAAAAATAAATGCGGCCTTAAACGGTGAAGAATCAGTTGTTCATAGGAGCTATCATTTTAACAATATCGTAAGGCATGTTTCTGTAAGAAACGATGATAAAATCATCGTAGCTGGTAATTTTACTGAATATGGCCCATTAGAAGTGGGGCGATTTCTGCGTCTTAACGCTGATGGTTCTTTAGATGAAAGCTGTTTGTATTCTAAGTTTGATAATACCGTTATGGACGTCACACTACTTCCAGATCAAAGCATGATTGTTGTTGGTTTATTCATGAGCTATGGCAATCAACCCGCAAAACGTATTGCTAAACTCAATGCTGACTGTACATTAGATACAAGCTTCCACAACACGCCCAATACAGACCACTATTTTATTAAAGTTGCCTTGCAAGGCAGTAAAATTTTAGTGGGTGGTAGGTTTTCAACTTACGATGGTCATACACAAGGTGGCTTGGTCCGCTTAAACTCTAATGGTATTGTAGATGCAAGCTTTAACTCTGGAAATGTTGGTTTTGATGGTGGTGTTATGGCGATCAAAGTTAAAGATGATCAAAGTATTTTAGTAGGCCATGGAGGCACCCACTACAATAACGTTGCTTTAAGTAATTTAACCAAACTGAATCCAAACGGAGGTTTAGACGCTGCATTTTTTAATGGTGATCAAGCAGGACAAGCTACTGACAGGTCTTCACTGATTAATCCAGTTATTGCTATTGAAGAAATTCCCTGCGCCTCAGAAAGTCCTATTGGTTTTGAACAAGAAGGAAGCTGTAAAAACATCGTTGCAGCCGGTGCTGTCAGTTGGTATGAAGACAATACCTACACCTACAATCAAACCCTGATGGATGGCATAGGTTCTGTAAAAAACGATGGCTCTTTAAACACTGCTTTTAAGCGTTCCCACGATGGATCTATTTACGCACTTTATGATCTTTTATACGATAATGATGAGCAAAGCCTTTGGATAGCAGGTGGTATGGAGTTGTATGGTGTCCAGGTTGATGGTATCGCCAAAATGGATATCCATGGTAATTTAGATCAAGACTTTTTCTCATACAGCAATTTAGGATTTCATAGCCCAGGACAGGACTTTGACTCTTCAGGGAATCCTTCAGATTTTCCAGAAACAACCGATGGTCCAATGATTGTTTACTCGCTAGACCAACAATCCAATGGTAAAGTTTTAGTCGGTGGTATGTTTACGCACTTCAATAACCAAAAAGTCAACTACTTTACCCGCTTAAATACTGATGGTAGCTTGGATCAAAGTTTTGGTTTATAA
- a CDS encoding phosphatidylserine/phosphatidylglycerophosphate/cardiolipin synthase family protein: MIAQRYYFDQESVTTGNNVDVLLGGEEIFPALLKLIRNAKYRVYLQIYEFINDQMGKTVADELIAAAKRGCDVRLIYDHWGSALSSNRFFEAMKKQGVKVKCYHSFLSKDVGKKYFKRNHRKTLIVDSSHAMLGGFNIADKYAKEWRLGGIHDFSLLLDGPVCQQIYHYFDEVWQAKKLKFPRLKGTKKERRKQARKFEGQQDVRVQGNNHFTYRWRIRRDFLHAFKQAKESIWIINPYFIPDKAIIKHLIKAVDRGVDVKLIVPEKSDVRFVDYGSRVVLHKLINEGIKVYHWPGFSHGKAICVDRVWLSLGSYNFDYRSLLHNLELVAHTSDKQCVERFVQFYENAVSEICQKQDDQSWQKMSIIQKLLSMLFYRFRAFL; encoded by the coding sequence ATGATTGCGCAGAGATATTATTTTGATCAAGAATCGGTCACAACTGGCAATAATGTAGATGTTTTATTGGGTGGAGAAGAGATTTTTCCAGCATTGTTAAAGCTTATTCGCAATGCAAAATACAGAGTCTATTTGCAAATTTATGAGTTTATCAATGATCAAATGGGGAAAACGGTAGCGGATGAATTAATTGCTGCTGCCAAAAGAGGTTGTGACGTTAGATTAATTTATGATCACTGGGGAAGTGCATTATCCAGCAATCGTTTTTTTGAAGCAATGAAAAAGCAAGGAGTTAAGGTCAAATGCTACCATTCTTTTTTATCCAAAGATGTAGGTAAAAAATATTTTAAACGCAATCATCGTAAAACTCTTATTGTGGATAGTAGTCATGCCATGTTAGGTGGATTTAACATTGCGGATAAATACGCAAAAGAATGGCGCTTAGGAGGAATCCATGACTTTAGCCTGTTGCTGGATGGGCCGGTATGTCAGCAAATTTATCATTACTTTGATGAGGTTTGGCAGGCAAAAAAACTCAAATTCCCTCGATTAAAAGGTACAAAAAAAGAACGCCGTAAACAAGCACGTAAGTTTGAGGGGCAACAAGATGTCAGAGTTCAAGGTAACAATCACTTTACTTATAGGTGGCGCATACGCAGGGACTTTTTACATGCCTTTAAACAAGCCAAAGAAAGTATCTGGATTATTAATCCTTATTTTATTCCTGATAAAGCGATCATAAAGCACTTAATAAAAGCCGTTGATAGAGGGGTTGATGTTAAGTTGATTGTGCCAGAAAAAAGTGATGTCCGTTTTGTTGATTATGGATCTAGAGTGGTTTTACATAAGCTTATTAATGAAGGAATCAAAGTTTATCATTGGCCTGGATTTTCGCATGGTAAGGCCATTTGTGTTGATCGAGTATGGCTATCATTGGGAAGTTATAATTTTGATTATCGTAGTTTGTTGCATAACTTAGAATTGGTTGCTCATACCAGTGATAAACAGTGTGTTGAGCGCTTTGTTCAATTTTATGAAAACGCAGTTAGCGAGATTTGTCAAAAGCAAGATGATCAGTCGTGGCAAAAGATGTCGATTATACAAAAATTACTGAGCATGCTTTTTTATCGTTTTAGAGCATTTTTATAA
- a CDS encoding Do family serine endopeptidase — protein MKNILLVISTIIITLFAHQTYLHSKTNDSNLGQPVAQQNTINPLLSQYIATKPNLFSEIAENSVNSIVNIASTKIIRYRNRSPFFNDPFFEHFFGRGQNPFGVPQERRQQSLGSGVIVSAEGHILTNNHVVANSDEITVRLTDQSEHKASVVGTDPHTDLALIKIKLPENFKPLPLGNSDNLRLAETVLAIGSPFGLGGTVTMGIVSAKGRANVGIVDYEDFIQTDAAINPGNSGGALLNLNGELIGINTAIYSKSGGYQGIGFAIPINMAKYVMEQLIKHGKVERGWLGLHYQDITADIAKALKLEKSSGVIVRALFENGPAAKAGFNPGDVIVKYNNKTLKNSGHLSKLLSETPVNSSIKFDILRDGKNKTISSKLMPLPESYKDQRQNLYQQGPRRSR, from the coding sequence ATGAAAAATATTCTTTTAGTCATTTCAACCATTATTATCACCTTGTTTGCCCATCAAACATACTTACACTCAAAAACCAATGACTCAAATCTAGGGCAACCGGTTGCTCAACAAAACACGATTAACCCTTTGCTATCACAATACATTGCAACAAAACCTAATCTTTTTTCTGAAATCGCTGAAAACAGTGTCAACAGTATTGTCAATATTGCTTCTACGAAAATTATTCGTTATCGCAACCGATCACCTTTTTTTAATGATCCTTTTTTTGAACATTTTTTTGGTCGTGGTCAAAATCCATTTGGTGTTCCTCAAGAGCGTAGACAACAAAGTTTAGGCTCAGGGGTTATTGTCAGCGCTGAAGGCCATATCTTGACCAATAACCATGTGGTTGCCAATTCAGATGAAATTACCGTACGTTTAACTGATCAATCAGAACATAAAGCAAGTGTTGTTGGCACTGACCCACACACGGACCTTGCTTTAATTAAAATCAAACTCCCAGAAAACTTTAAACCTTTGCCATTAGGTAATTCAGATAATTTACGCTTGGCTGAAACTGTTTTAGCCATTGGTAGTCCTTTTGGCTTAGGTGGAACTGTCACTATGGGAATTGTCAGTGCCAAAGGTCGAGCCAATGTGGGTATTGTTGACTATGAAGACTTTATCCAAACTGATGCTGCCATCAATCCTGGAAACTCAGGAGGTGCTTTACTTAATCTTAATGGTGAATTGATAGGCATTAATACTGCTATTTATTCTAAAAGTGGTGGTTATCAAGGTATTGGCTTTGCTATACCCATTAATATGGCCAAGTATGTTATGGAACAATTGATTAAACATGGAAAAGTTGAGCGCGGATGGTTGGGCCTGCATTACCAAGACATTACAGCTGACATTGCAAAAGCATTAAAACTTGAAAAATCTTCTGGAGTGATTGTAAGAGCGTTGTTTGAAAACGGTCCAGCAGCAAAAGCTGGTTTTAACCCGGGTGATGTTATTGTAAAATACAACAATAAAACTTTAAAAAACTCAGGTCACTTAAGCAAATTACTTTCTGAAACCCCTGTAAACAGCAGTATTAAATTTGATATTTTACGTGATGGTAAAAATAAAACCATATCCAGTAAGCTTATGCCGTTACCAGAATCTTACAAAGATCAACGCCAGAACTTATATCAACAAGGTCCAAGACGAAGCAGATAA
- a CDS encoding ATP-binding protein, with product MPNNQVQIKDLYQSCDEKKLGFKTTDDLKDLKEFLGQKRAIEALGFGVGIQRKGFNLFVLGNAGTGRHSVVNRYLDKVCKEQETPMDCCYVHNFDEPDQPKALLLPPGLGKKLKADMHQAVKDLKVVIPAAFDDEAYRRRKMDIEEFFRKKRRDKFKVLEEDSEKQGIALMETQTGFVFAPKKDNKVVSAEEFESLPKTQRNKYEKAIEKLQQRLKELLQDLPKARKEIRQSLKKLNQDTAELAVGYLFDDLSKKHKAFDQVIQYLKDVKENIIENIDDFLHKDIEAGEEQAADEEEKLSFRIYDVNVIVDHSKTKGAPVVYESHPTYPNLVGRIELKPQMGSFITDFHYIKAGALHRANGGYLVLDAHKILMQPLGWESLKRILRTKEIRIESLNQVYHMATTVTLQPETIPLSIKVILIGDRQMYYMLSQLDPEFNELFKVAVDFEDQIPASTGNIKQYSRLLATMARKENMLPLTACAVARVIEQSHRLIDDHRKLSANILHVADILREADYWARKDKKKIIAKEEIQQAIDTQIHRVARIRDRMQDSIIEGTKLIDTKGKKVGQINGLSVISIGHFAFGQPTKISVTSSMGKGQVVDIEREAELGGSIHTKGVMIITQLLASRYSQDLPLSLSASIAFEQSYGMIDGDSASTAELCALISSLSEVPIKQTFAVTGSINQNGDVQAIGGVNEKIEGFFDICEQRGLNGEHAVIIPDANVKNLMLRKDVVEAIKNKKFAIYAVKHLDEAVELLTGETAGKINKDKTFPAGSVNEKVRQKLMAYAQKRFNLDKVIAL from the coding sequence ATGCCAAACAATCAAGTTCAAATCAAAGATTTATATCAATCCTGTGATGAAAAAAAACTCGGCTTTAAAACCACCGATGATTTAAAAGATTTAAAAGAGTTTTTGGGGCAAAAACGTGCCATTGAAGCTCTTGGTTTTGGCGTGGGTATCCAACGCAAAGGTTTTAACTTATTTGTACTTGGAAACGCTGGCACAGGTAGACACTCCGTGGTTAATCGCTATTTGGATAAAGTGTGTAAAGAACAAGAAACCCCCATGGACTGTTGTTATGTGCATAATTTTGATGAGCCTGATCAACCTAAAGCTTTATTGTTACCTCCGGGTTTGGGTAAAAAATTAAAAGCAGATATGCATCAAGCTGTAAAAGATCTTAAAGTGGTAATTCCTGCAGCGTTTGATGATGAAGCATACCGACGTAGAAAAATGGATATAGAAGAATTTTTCCGTAAAAAACGCAGAGATAAATTTAAAGTACTTGAAGAAGACAGTGAAAAACAAGGGATTGCGTTAATGGAAACCCAAACCGGATTTGTTTTTGCACCAAAAAAAGACAACAAAGTGGTGTCAGCTGAAGAATTTGAATCTTTGCCAAAAACCCAAAGAAATAAATATGAAAAAGCCATAGAAAAATTGCAACAAAGATTAAAAGAACTGTTGCAAGATTTACCTAAAGCCAGAAAAGAAATTAGGCAATCGCTCAAGAAACTAAATCAAGATACAGCAGAATTGGCTGTAGGGTACCTGTTTGATGACTTGTCTAAAAAACACAAAGCCTTTGACCAAGTTATTCAGTACTTAAAAGATGTTAAAGAAAACATTATTGAAAACATAGATGACTTTTTACATAAGGATATTGAAGCTGGTGAAGAGCAGGCAGCCGATGAAGAAGAAAAACTTTCTTTTAGGATTTATGATGTCAATGTCATTGTAGATCATAGTAAAACCAAGGGTGCGCCAGTGGTTTATGAAAGTCATCCCACTTATCCAAACTTGGTTGGGCGTATAGAGCTTAAACCGCAAATGGGAAGTTTTATAACGGATTTTCATTATATTAAAGCCGGAGCATTGCATAGAGCCAATGGCGGTTATTTGGTTTTGGATGCGCATAAAATTTTGATGCAGCCTTTGGGATGGGAAAGTTTAAAACGGATTTTAAGAACCAAAGAAATCCGTATTGAATCCTTAAACCAAGTGTACCATATGGCAACCACCGTGACCTTACAACCAGAAACAATTCCTTTGTCCATTAAAGTTATTCTGATTGGAGATAGGCAAATGTATTACATGCTCAGTCAGTTGGATCCTGAATTTAATGAGTTGTTTAAAGTGGCTGTGGACTTTGAAGATCAAATTCCTGCAAGCACAGGGAATATTAAACAATACAGTCGTTTGTTAGCAACGATGGCTCGTAAAGAAAATATGTTACCGTTGACAGCCTGTGCAGTTGCACGAGTGATAGAACAAAGTCACCGTTTAATTGATGATCACCGTAAACTTTCAGCCAATATTTTGCATGTGGCAGATATTTTAAGAGAAGCAGATTATTGGGCTCGTAAAGATAAAAAGAAAATAATAGCAAAAGAAGAAATACAACAAGCCATAGATACGCAAATACATCGTGTTGCAAGAATTAGAGACAGAATGCAAGACAGTATTATTGAAGGTACTAAGCTAATTGATACCAAAGGAAAAAAAGTTGGGCAGATCAATGGTTTGTCAGTGATAAGTATTGGGCACTTTGCTTTTGGACAACCTACTAAAATATCTGTGACCAGCTCCATGGGCAAAGGACAGGTGGTTGATATTGAACGTGAAGCAGAGCTAGGTGGATCAATACATACCAAAGGCGTAATGATTATTACGCAATTGTTAGCGTCCAGGTACTCGCAGGATTTACCTTTATCTTTGTCTGCAAGTATTGCTTTTGAACAGTCTTATGGCATGATTGATGGTGATAGTGCTTCAACGGCAGAGTTATGCGCTTTAATTTCATCATTGTCTGAAGTCCCCATTAAACAAACCTTTGCTGTAACAGGCTCTATTAATCAAAATGGTGATGTACAAGCCATTGGTGGTGTGAATGAAAAAATAGAAGGTTTTTTTGATATATGTGAACAACGTGGGCTCAATGGTGAACATGCGGTAATTATTCCAGACGCAAATGTTAAAAACTTAATGTTAAGAAAAGATGTGGTTGAGGCTATTAAAAATAAAAAATTTGCAATTTATGCTGTAAAACATTTGGATGAAGCCGTTGAGTTGTTGACAGGTGAAACGGCGGGAAAAATTAATAAAGATAAAACCTTTCCTGCAGGAAGCGTAAACGAAAAAGTCCGACAAAAATTAATGGCCTACGCACAAAAACGTTTTAACTTAGATAAAGTCATAGCGCTTTAA
- a CDS encoding M20/M25/M40 family metallo-hydrolase, which translates to MFRKLLITLAIAVMIQAQQLEAAHISYFNVSPQLAAVKVSFPDQQYWAKKLPIRGWLEDYIIIEWNQDSQKVCDALDLQATVFSGLGRFWIISHLKAHNLNVLYSNFDIVLEASDSLLLKATQDQAFFLVDLGYHIEELNSDLEKPIASDALYSTQVFVNDQQIEEMVAQVDSNAIDQTVQDLVNFGTRKANTQGGLSAQEWVRGQYAALGITDVSLFPVDNQPTHHDNIIAVYPGMTHPDEIIVVGGHYDSILSGFGGDTFAPGADDNASGTAGVLEAARILSQYDFEKTIIFAAFASEEYGLLGSKSYAGHLNDENENVIAMINLDMIGYLQAGDAFDLDIVKNTGSQALYNLAKTTIEAYVPNLPVVEGSLPPGASSDHKSFWNEGYPAVFFFEDSNAHSNFIHSTGDTIGQSYNNSNLAKAITQATVATVATLAVPYQTTNPTPTPVPTPDTTPPEQNPPLYDNAPSIQSNLAISACQQQSASEGFALLLMLFALTLFNFVQTKRS; encoded by the coding sequence ATGTTTCGTAAACTACTTATAACGCTTGCAATAGCAGTTATGATTCAGGCTCAACAGTTAGAAGCTGCGCATATTTCTTACTTCAATGTTTCTCCTCAGTTGGCGGCGGTTAAAGTTTCTTTTCCAGATCAACAATATTGGGCAAAAAAACTCCCTATCAGAGGTTGGTTAGAGGATTATATCATCATAGAATGGAATCAGGACTCACAAAAAGTGTGTGATGCATTAGATTTGCAAGCCACCGTTTTCTCAGGTTTGGGTAGGTTTTGGATTATCAGTCATTTGAAGGCACATAATCTCAATGTTTTGTACAGTAACTTTGATATTGTGCTTGAAGCCAGTGATAGCTTGTTGTTAAAGGCAACACAAGATCAAGCCTTTTTTTTGGTGGATCTAGGCTATCATATTGAAGAACTTAACAGCGATTTAGAAAAGCCTATTGCCAGTGACGCTTTGTACAGTACGCAAGTTTTTGTGAATGACCAACAAATTGAAGAAATGGTAGCACAAGTGGATAGCAATGCCATAGATCAAACGGTTCAAGATTTGGTTAACTTTGGTACTAGAAAAGCCAACACGCAGGGTGGGCTTTCAGCACAGGAATGGGTAAGAGGACAATACGCTGCCTTGGGCATCACAGATGTTTCTTTGTTTCCGGTGGATAATCAACCCACACATCATGATAATATTATTGCTGTATATCCAGGTATGACCCATCCAGATGAAATTATTGTTGTTGGTGGACATTATGATTCTATTTTAAGTGGTTTTGGTGGAGATACCTTTGCACCCGGAGCAGATGATAATGCCTCAGGAACAGCAGGTGTTTTAGAAGCAGCAAGAATTCTTTCACAGTATGATTTTGAAAAAACAATTATTTTTGCAGCCTTTGCTTCAGAAGAATATGGTTTGTTGGGAAGCAAGTCTTATGCAGGACATCTTAATGATGAAAATGAAAATGTGATTGCCATGATTAATTTAGATATGATTGGTTACTTACAAGCAGGGGATGCCTTTGATTTAGACATTGTTAAGAATACAGGGAGTCAAGCCTTGTACAATTTGGCAAAAACAACCATTGAAGCCTATGTTCCAAACTTACCGGTTGTTGAAGGCTCTTTGCCTCCAGGTGCCAGCAGTGATCATAAGTCGTTTTGGAATGAAGGTTATCCAGCAGTGTTCTTTTTTGAAGACAGCAATGCCCACTCTAATTTTATTCACTCAACGGGTGACACCATTGGTCAGTCTTATAATAACTCAAACCTAGCCAAGGCTATTACTCAAGCAACAGTAGCCACTGTTGCAACGCTTGCTGTTCCGTATCAAACAACAAATCCAACACCCACTCCGGTTCCTACTCCAGATACAACTCCGCCAGAACAAAACCCACCGCTCTATGATAATGCTCCTAGCATACAATCTAATTTAGCAATCTCAGCATGTCAGCAACAAAGTGCAAGTGAAGGTTTTGCATTGTTGTTAATGTTGTTTGCTTTAACTTTATTTAATTTTGTACAAACAAAGCGATCATAA
- a CDS encoding CpaF family protein: protein MSDFFSEATASFLGPIKAFLEDPDIAEIMVNGPEHIFIERHGKILKTQARFKDVDELMAAIRRIGQMVGKIINEQTPIMDARLEDGSRVHVVLSPSARTGPYLTIRKFQEEKMSLRQLVEKGALNVDMAKFLNLVVQMAKNIIVSGGTSSGKTTLLNVVSSLIPPQDRIVVIEDAAELQLRQEHVLSLETKAADSQGEGAVSMRDLVKASLRMRPDRIVVGEVRGAEGMDLIQAINTGHGGSMATIHANSPLGAIGRLETLAMMSDVNMPIQAIRGQICSALDIIIQTTRLQNGQRKIIAISEVLRMKEQAEVNIQDLYVLRVKQDKKTQNKPTNSKLEQVEYEHVATGILPSFFNKALEMGYDIDKKMFSAPKTTQKN, encoded by the coding sequence ATGTCAGATTTTTTTTCTGAAGCAACGGCCAGTTTTTTAGGACCCATCAAAGCATTTTTAGAAGATCCAGATATTGCTGAAATTATGGTTAATGGACCAGAGCATATTTTTATTGAGCGACATGGTAAAATACTGAAAACTCAAGCACGCTTTAAAGATGTAGATGAATTGATGGCCGCCATACGTAGAATTGGTCAGATGGTGGGTAAAATTATCAATGAGCAAACCCCAATTATGGATGCAAGATTAGAGGATGGTTCACGGGTGCATGTGGTTTTATCCCCCAGTGCTAGGACGGGACCCTATTTAACCATAAGAAAATTTCAAGAAGAAAAAATGAGTTTGCGCCAATTGGTAGAAAAAGGTGCTTTGAATGTTGATATGGCTAAGTTTTTAAACCTGGTTGTACAAATGGCTAAAAATATTATTGTGTCAGGAGGTACATCTTCAGGTAAGACAACGTTACTTAATGTTGTGTCCTCACTCATTCCTCCACAGGATAGAATTGTTGTGATTGAAGATGCTGCTGAGTTGCAACTCAGACAAGAGCATGTGCTATCTCTAGAAACAAAGGCTGCTGACAGTCAGGGAGAAGGAGCAGTAAGCATGCGCGATTTGGTTAAAGCTTCCTTAAGAATGCGACCTGATAGAATTGTGGTTGGAGAAGTGAGAGGAGCAGAAGGCATGGATTTAATTCAAGCCATAAACACTGGGCATGGTGGTTCTATGGCCACCATTCACGCCAACTCACCTTTAGGAGCTATAGGCCGTTTAGAAACTTTGGCTATGATGTCAGATGTTAATATGCCCATTCAGGCAATACGAGGACAAATTTGTTCAGCTTTAGATATCATTATTCAAACCACGCGTTTACAAAATGGACAAAGAAAAATTATTGCTATTTCAGAAGTGTTAAGAATGAAAGAGCAGGCAGAAGTCAATATTCAAGACCTGTATGTCTTACGCGTTAAGCAAGATAAAAAAACTCAAAACAAACCAACAAACAGCAAACTAGAACAAGTTGAATATGAACACGTAGCAACAGGTATTTTACCCAGTTTCTTTAATAAAGCCTTAGAAATGGGCTATGATATTGATAAAAAAATGTTTTCAGCTCCAAAAACAACGCAAAAAAATTAG
- the rpsB gene encoding 30S ribosomal protein S2, with protein sequence MSLSVKALLEAGAHYGHQTRRWNPKMKDYIFGARNGIYIINLEKTATQWKQARKAILDTVANGKHVIFVGTKPQAQEIIQEEATRAGQYFVNRRWLGGMLTNFETIKTRIKRMDEIQEIQASKTQVLSKKDRVDLDKEYQKLEKSLSGIREMKKTPGLMFVVDPKKEHIAIKEANNLNIPVIAITDTNCDPAGIDYVVPSNDDALKSIRIFLEDAANACLEGSKNLEKNIQSSSAKKTEASTNTDVKKETTPVEPLKASAPAKQEPTKEAAADKKEPAKKASAKKTTAKKTTKKTTAKKTTKKDGE encoded by the coding sequence ATGTCTTTATCCGTTAAGGCCCTCTTAGAGGCAGGTGCGCATTACGGCCACCAAACCCGTCGTTGGAACCCAAAAATGAAAGATTATATTTTTGGAGCACGCAATGGCATTTACATCATCAATTTAGAAAAAACCGCCACCCAATGGAAACAAGCTCGTAAAGCAATTTTAGATACTGTTGCCAATGGTAAACATGTGATTTTTGTGGGTACCAAGCCACAAGCTCAAGAAATTATTCAAGAAGAAGCCACCCGTGCGGGTCAATATTTTGTCAATCGCAGATGGTTGGGTGGTATGTTAACCAACTTTGAAACCATTAAAACCAGAATTAAGCGCATGGATGAAATCCAAGAAATTCAAGCGTCTAAAACACAAGTATTAAGCAAAAAAGATCGTGTTGATCTAGATAAAGAATATCAAAAGCTTGAAAAAAGTTTAAGTGGCATCCGTGAAATGAAAAAAACACCTGGCTTGATGTTTGTTGTTGATCCAAAAAAAGAACACATTGCTATTAAAGAAGCCAATAACCTTAACATTCCGGTGATTGCAATCACTGACACAAATTGTGATCCAGCTGGCATTGATTATGTGGTTCCTTCTAATGACGATGCGTTAAAATCTATTCGTATCTTTTTAGAAGATGCTGCTAATGCATGTTTAGAAGGCAGTAAAAATCTTGAGAAAAACATTCAATCTTCAAGCGCAAAAAAAACTGAAGCTTCTACAAATACAGACGTAAAAAAAGAAACTACCCCAGTAGAACCTCTAAAAGCCAGTGCTCCTGCTAAGCAAGAGCCTACAAAAGAAGCTGCTGCAGATAAAAAGGAACCTGCAAAAAAAGCCAGTGCTAAAAAAACTACGGCAAAGAAAACAACTAAAAAAACAACTGCTAAAAAAACAACCAAAAAAGACGGAGAGTAA
- the tsf gene encoding translation elongation factor Ts, whose protein sequence is MSINMEQIKNLREMTGAGIADCKKALSESEGSIDKAVDYLRKKGLATAAKKANRAAKEGQITSYIHGAGNIGVLVEINCETDFVARTDDFQALCKDVAMHIAAAAPSHVKREEVPNEWVEREKEVVATQAKNSGKPEQFIEKIITGRMDKFFAETCLLEQSFVKDPEVTINELLQQSIAKMGENITIARFSRFVLGETAKPQTEEEEQES, encoded by the coding sequence ATGAGTATCAACATGGAACAAATCAAAAATCTTAGAGAAATGACAGGTGCAGGCATTGCGGATTGTAAAAAAGCTTTGTCTGAATCAGAGGGTTCTATTGATAAAGCTGTGGACTATCTACGTAAAAAAGGTTTAGCAACCGCTGCAAAAAAAGCTAACAGAGCAGCCAAAGAAGGCCAAATCACATCCTATATTCACGGTGCTGGCAATATTGGCGTTTTGGTTGAAATCAACTGTGAAACTGATTTTGTTGCTAGAACAGATGACTTTCAAGCTTTATGCAAAGATGTTGCAATGCATATCGCAGCCGCAGCGCCAAGCCATGTTAAACGTGAGGAAGTTCCTAACGAGTGGGTTGAGCGTGAGAAAGAAGTAGTTGCCACTCAAGCTAAAAACTCTGGCAAACCAGAGCAGTTTATTGAAAAAATCATCACTGGTCGTATGGATAAGTTTTTTGCTGAGACCTGTCTTTTAGAACAGAGCTTTGTTAAAGATCCAGAGGTCACCATCAATGAGTTGTTACAACAGTCTATTGCCAAAATGGGTGAGAACATTACCATAGCTCGGTTTTCTCGCTTTGTTTTAGGTGAAACAGCAAAACCACAAACTGAAGAAGAAGAACAAGAATCTTAA